The Hymenobacter sp. 5317J-9 genome has a window encoding:
- a CDS encoding SMP-30/gluconolactonase/LRE family protein, producing MQAESILSAQAKLGEGALWNPETARLYWVDIEGRALHVFDPATGEDRRYPTGKRIGTVVPMRNGHALVALQSGIHEIDLDNGHLTRLADPLTDEYLRFNDGKCDPAGRFWVGTFDLQGRAQAGTLYRFDPDGSTHVMLRHVTNSNGLAWSLDQRTMYYIDTATRAVRAFAYDHATGAIANPRVFIRIPEASGSPDGMTLDAEGKLWVALWGAGRVHRYDPETGALLQVVQAPAPFTSSCAFGGPDLRTLYITTARAGLTPQQLQQCPLSGNVFAAEPGVAGVPACFFGE from the coding sequence ATGCAAGCCGAATCCATTCTGTCTGCGCAGGCCAAGCTGGGCGAAGGTGCCCTCTGGAACCCGGAAACGGCGCGGCTGTACTGGGTCGACATCGAAGGGCGGGCCCTGCACGTGTTCGACCCCGCCACGGGCGAAGACCGGCGCTACCCCACCGGCAAACGCATCGGCACCGTCGTGCCCATGCGCAACGGCCACGCGCTGGTGGCCCTGCAGTCCGGCATCCACGAAATCGACCTCGACAACGGCCACCTCACTCGCTTGGCCGACCCGCTCACCGACGAGTACCTGCGCTTCAACGATGGCAAATGCGACCCGGCGGGCCGCTTCTGGGTGGGCACTTTCGACCTGCAGGGCCGTGCCCAAGCCGGCACCCTCTACCGCTTCGACCCCGACGGCAGCACCCACGTCATGCTCCGCCACGTCACCAACTCCAACGGCTTGGCCTGGTCCCTGGACCAGCGCACGATGTACTACATCGACACGGCCACCCGCGCCGTGCGGGCCTTTGCTTACGACCACGCCACCGGCGCCATTGCCAACCCGCGCGTTTTCATTCGCATCCCCGAAGCCAGCGGCAGCCCCGATGGCATGACTCTTGACGCCGAAGGCAAGCTGTGGGTGGCCCTGTGGGGCGCCGGCCGCGTGCACCGCTACGACCCCGAAACGGGCGCCCTGCTGCAAGTCGTGCAGGCGCCCGCGCCGTTCACCTCGTCCTGCGCCTTCGGCGGGCCGGACCTGCGCACGCTCTACATCACCACGGCGCGGGCGGGCCTCACGCCGCAGCAGCTGCAGCAGTGTCCGTTGAGTGGCAACGTGTTTGCGGCCGAGCCGGGCGTGGCGGGCGTGCCGGCGTGCTTTTTTGGTGAATAA